TATTCCGGGAGACCGGAAAGACTATTATGTGGCCGAGACCTCGTTACGGAAAATCGCGGCGGGTTTCGCGAAGGAGCAGATTCAACCGCATGTGGCGAGCGGGGAGGACCGTCTGCTCCGCATTCGCGAGCTGCTGGATGACTGTGAATCGGGCAATAAAGCTGAGCTGACGGAAAAAGTGGAATTGCTGGAAAACTGGCAGTACCGGGCCGGAAAAACACTGCCGCTGCTTCTGAAACTGATCGGGAAATAAGGCATGGTATTCAATTTTCCAGAGGGTCAGCACTGGTTCGCGGTGCGTTCCAAACCGAAAAAGGAGCGGGTTGCGGCATCGACGATTGCGGCACAGCAGAGGTTGGAGGTTTTCTGTCCGCTGATCCGTTTTCGGCGCAAAACAAAGCGCGGGGCGGTTTGGTTTCAGGAAGCAATGTTCCCGGGGTATTTTTTTGTTCGTTTTGATATGGCCGAGAAGAAGCGCGCCATTGCGTATTCGACCGGTGTGTTGACGATTCCTCTTTTCAATGAGCGCTATGTGCCGATTCCGGATGAGGTCATTCATTCGATCCGCAGAGATCTGGATGAGGACGGTTCGGTTGATGCCGCCGCTCCGCTGGAAGTGGGCGAGGAAACCACGATTCTGGACGGTTCCATGCGCGGGCTGAAAGTGACCGTGATTAAAGTGATGCCGGCGGAAGACCGGGTTGCGGTGCTGCTGGAAATGCTGGGTACCATGGTGGAAGCGGAGTTTGCGACTCATGAGCTTGAGCGGCGTAATAAACTCCGGCTGAACACGGAATAGGGGTTTGGCCGGAAAATATCCAATGTCTGGATATTTCCAAAAAACAGAAAAATAGAGAGAAGGTTTCGGTTTTATACCGAACGACCGAGGGCGGCAGCGTACAAATTTTGCACGCTTTTAAAGCGTATTTCCGGAATCTGATCCTATAGGGTTCCGGGTATTGGAAGTTTTTTTAAGAAACCGAGAAGACGAGGGAATAAAGCATGTGCGGAATTGTTGGATATTTTGGAAAACGCAAAGCCGCCGATATTCTGGTGGACGGGCTTCGTCGCCTGGAATATCGGGGATACGACTCGGCCGGAGTGGCCTGTCTCTATGACGGTCGTATTGATGTGGTAAAAAATCCGGGAAAAATCGCTGATTTGCGCACGAAGGTTTTTACGCAGCCGAGCGAGACGATCTCTTCTTCGCATTTGGGCATCGGCCACACCCGTTGGGCGACGCATGGACCGCCGAATGAAATCAATGCTCACCCGCATGTTGATGCTTCCGGGCGTTTTGCACTGGTGCACAACGGGATCATTGAAAACTACAAGGATATCCGGAAGGTGCTGGAGCAACAGGGGATTACCTGTGTGTCCGATACGGATTCCGAGGTGCTGGTTCAGCTGGTGGCTTTTCTTTATAAAGGGAATCTCGAAGATGCCGTCAGTGAAGCCTTGCAGCAGGTGAAGGGAACCTACGGGATTGTGGTGATTACCGACCATGAGCCGGATAAGCTGGTGGTGGCCCGCTGCG
This is a stretch of genomic DNA from Pontiella agarivorans. It encodes these proteins:
- a CDS encoding GbsR/MarR family transcriptional regulator, with the translated sequence MNDGAAIIPELDELESEIIALFVRVADMLNLPRSVGEIYGLLFISTDPLCLDDCRVRLNISKGSTSQGLKILRSFGAIRAVYIPGDRKDYYVAETSLRKIAAGFAKEQIQPHVASGEDRLLRIRELLDDCESGNKAELTEKVELLENWQYRAGKTLPLLLKLIGK
- the nusG gene encoding transcription termination/antitermination protein NusG, which gives rise to MVFNFPEGQHWFAVRSKPKKERVAASTIAAQQRLEVFCPLIRFRRKTKRGAVWFQEAMFPGYFFVRFDMAEKKRAIAYSTGVLTIPLFNERYVPIPDEVIHSIRRDLDEDGSVDAAAPLEVGEETTILDGSMRGLKVTVIKVMPAEDRVAVLLEMLGTMVEAEFATHELERRNKLRLNTE